One segment of Theobroma cacao cultivar B97-61/B2 chromosome 9, Criollo_cocoa_genome_V2, whole genome shotgun sequence DNA contains the following:
- the LOC18590164 gene encoding putative axial regulator YABBY 2: MSLDLSSERVCYVHCNFCNTILAVSVPCTSLFNIVTVRCGHCANLLSVNMGTSLQTVPIQDAQKEQINTDQDHSNKECGSSSKCNKFSAFDSAEHEAPRMPPIRPPEKRQRVPSAYNRFIKEEIQRIKASNPDISHREAFSTAAKNWAHFPHIHFGLKLDGNKQAKLDQAFAEGTQKSTGFY; this comes from the exons ATGTCACTGGACTTGTCATCTGAACGTGTTTGTTATGTTCACTGCAACTTCTGCAACACCATTTTAGCG GTCAGTGTTCCATGCACCAGTTTGTTCAACATTGTGACTGTTAGATGTGGGCATTGTGCCAATCTGCTGTCTGTAAATATGGGAACTTCACTTCAAACAGTTCCCATTCAAGATGCTCAG AAGGAGCAGATAAACACTGATCAGGATCATTCAAATAAGGAGTGTGGGTCTTCTTCCAAATGCAACAAGTTTTCTGCATTTGATTCTGCAGAGCATGAAGCTCCAAGAATGCCTCCAATTCGCC CCCCTGAGAAGAGACAGCGTGTTCCTTCTGCATATAACAGGTTCATTAA GGAGGAAATCCAAAGGATCAAGGCTAGTAATCCAGACATCAGCCACAGGGAAGCTTTCAGCACAGCGGCAAAAAAT TGGGCACATTTTCCTCACATTCACTTTGGCCTAAAGCTGGATGGCAACAAGCAAGCAAAACTGGACCAGGCATTTGCAGAGGGTACTCAAAAGTCTACTGGGTTCTACTAA
- the LOC18590167 gene encoding protein STRICTOSIDINE SYNTHASE-LIKE 3 has protein sequence MTPLGILGILFLLLALYCGIDPFKHSAISGFPDFEAYKVDMPSWELSPTVRDKDNLLQKSEIKFLNQIQGPESIAFDPLGRGPYTGVADGRILFWDGEKWKDFAYTSSNRSELCNPKPSPLSYLPNEHICGRPLGLRFDKNTGDLYIADAYLGLFKVGPEGGLATSLVTEAEGVPLRFTNDLDIDDEGNIYFTDSSSIYQRRNFMQLVFSSESSGRLLKYNPHTKEATVLVRNIQFPNGVSLSNDGSFLVFCEGCLGRLHKYWLKGEKAGTSEVFAILPGFPDNVRTNKDGEFWVAIHCRRSIYAHVLGLYPKLRKFLLKLPISSKIQYLLHVGGKLHAIVVKYSPEGKLLQVLEDSEGKVVRAVSEVEERDGKLWMGSVLMPFVAVYDLA, from the exons ATGACGCCATTGGGAATTCTTGGTATACTGTTTCTGCTGCTTGCTTTATACTGTGGGATAGACCCTTTTAAGCACAGTGCAATCTCAGGATTTCCTGACTTTGAGGCTTACAAGGTGGATATGCCTTCATGGGAACTGTCTCCGACGGTGAGGGACAAGGATAATTTGCTTCAGAAATCAGAGATTAAGTTCTTGAACCAGATTCAGGGCCCGGAGAGCATCGCGTTTGACCCTCTTGGACGTGGTCCTTACACTGGTGTTGCTGATGGTCGGATTCTCTTCTGGGATGGAGAAAAATGGAAGGATTTTGCTTATACTTCAAGCAATAG GTCAGAACTATGTAACCCAAAGCCATCACCACTGAGTTACCTGCCAAATGAGCATATCTGTGGCAGGCCTTTGGGCCTTCGATTTGATAAGAACACTGGAGATTTATACATTGCGGATGCATATTTGGGGTTGTTCAAGGTGGGTCCGGAAGGCGGATTAGCAACATCACTTGTAACCGAGGCAGAAGGGGTGCCACTGAGGTTTACCAACGACCTTGACATTGATGATGAAGGAAACATATATTTTACTGATAGCAGCAGCATATACCAGAGGAG GAACTTCATGCAGCTGGTTTTTTCTTCTGAGAGTAGTGGGAGGCTTCTGAAGTATAATCCACACACAAAGGAAGCCACTGTCCTTGTGAGAAATATCCAATTTCCTAATGGTGTATCCTTAAGCAATGATGGttcttttcttgtcttttGTGAAGGATGTCTCGGCAG ATTACACAAGTACTGGTTGAAAGGTGAGAAAGCAGGGACTTCAGAGGTATTTGCCATCTTACCAGGATTTCCTGACAATGTCCGCACGAATAAAGATGGCGAATTTTGGGTAGCAATTCACTGTCGCAGGTCCATTTACGCTCATGTATTGGGATTATACCCAAAACTTAGGAAATTCCTTTTAAAGCTCCCCATCTCTTCAAAGATTCAATACCTGCTTCATGTTGGGGGTAAGTTGCATGCAATAGTTGTCAAATACAGCCCAGAGGGAAAGCTGTTACAGGTTTTAGAGGATAGTGAGGGAAAGGTTGTCAGAGCAGTTAGCGAAGTTGAAGAGAGGGACGGCAAACTATGGATGGGGAGTGTTCTCATGCCGTTTGTTGCAGTTTACGACTTGGCTTAA
- the LOC18590168 gene encoding succinate dehydrogenase subunit 6, mitochondrial, giving the protein MGESSSESFLKKYWEGYRDFWAERFPFTEIYSRFIKREESLPPWSESDVHEFIASDPVHGPTLKTARNATNIALAGGAIGAISTAGLAWKYSRSLHGAGLSFAAGAVFGWTFGQEIANHWYQLYRLDTMAAQVKFLEWWESKCQRRS; this is encoded by the exons ATGGGGGAGTCATCATCAGAGTCATTCTTGAAGAAGTACTGGGAAGGCTACAGAGACTTCTGGGCAGAGCGATTTCCGTTCACTGAAATCTATTCAAGATTCATCAAACGTGAAGAGTCTCTTCCTCCTTGGTCTGAATCCGATGTCCATGAGTTCATCGCTTCTGATCCCGTTCATGGCCCCACC TTGAAGACTGCTAGGAATGCAACAAACATTGCCTTAGCAGGAGGTGCCATTGGAGCAATATCAACTGCTGGTTTGGCCTGGAAATATTCAAGGAGTTTACATG GTGCTGGACTGTCTTTCGCAGCAGGAGCTGTCTTTGGTTGGACATTTGGACAAGAAATTGCAAACCACTGGTATCAACTCTACAGGTTGGACACAATGGCTGCGCAGGTCAAATTTCTGGAGTGGTGGGAAAGCAAGTGTCAGAGGCGGTCTTGA